The Caldicellulosiruptor acetigenus DNA window GTTAACTCTATTGGCAGCTTTATTTTATCATAAAAAAGAAAATACCCTATAGTCAATGACATCAAGGCAGACACCAACACAGCCCCTGCTGCCACGTCTTTTGCAATCTTTGCTTTTGGTTCAAACTCTTTTGCTATAAGGTCTATAGCATTCTCTATTGCAGTATTTATAAGCTCTGTTGCAATAACCAAGCCAATACAAATTAGTACTAATATGGTTTCAATTTTATTAAGTTTAAAGACAATAGTTAAAAAAAGGATTGCAAAAGCTATTATAAAGTGAATCTTCATATTTCTCTGAGTCTTAAACGCAATTATTATTCCGTTTATTGCATTGTCAAAGCTCTCCAGCAAGGTTCTTCTTTTGTTCATCTTGTCAACCCCATGCTCTGTAAAATTTGCTCTTCATACTCTCTCATTACTTTTCTATCATCATCTTCTATGTGGTCAAAACCCAAAAGATGTAAAACAGAATGTACAGTCAAATAAGCAACCTCTCTTTCCAATGAGTGACCAAATTCTTCAGCCTGCTGTGCTGCCTTTTCGATTGAAATTACAATGTCACCAAGCGGAATTTCATCCTCCATAATTACTATATCTTCTAAAAGCTTCCCATTTTTAAATTCAAATATAGGAAAAGATAGTACATCTGTTTCTTTATTGACATTTCTATAATTTTTATTGAGTTCCTTTATGAAGTTGTTGTCAACTATGAGTACGCTTATTTCAAAGTTCTCTTCTTCCAAGAAAACCTTAATGGTATTTACAATCGACTCTTCAATTATCTTTGAAATGTGCTGGTCAACATCAACCTTATCCTGCTGATTTTGAATGAATATTTTCACTTCCTACTATCACCTCATCTGGTTTGTTTGAAGAATCTTCAAATATATTATAACTGACCCTCTTGTGAAAAACACCAGTCAAAACTTTGATAAAACTTTCTGATATAATCTCAAGTTCTTTAAACGTCAAATCGCTGTTATTTAGCTGCCCATCCAGAAGCTTTTCTTGGATAACATTTCTTATAGTAGCTTCAATCAGTTGAGGCGTCGGAGAAGAAAGAGCCCTGACAGCTGCTTCAACAGAGTCAGCCAGCATAACAATTGCAGCTTCTTTACTCTGTGGAATTGGTCCATCATACCTAAACTTTTCTTCGCTCACTTGCTGATTTTGACTTAGCGCTTTTCCATAAAAAAATGCCACCTTAGTAGTACCATGATGCTGTTTTATAATGTCAAGTACCTGCCTCGGTAGCCTGTATTCCTTCCCAATCTCCACTCCATCTTTTGTATGTGAGATTATTATAAGAGCTGAAAGAGTAGGAGTTATCCTGTTGTGAGGGTCTTCTTCAATAATCTGATTTTCTTTAAAATAAAAAGGTCTTTTTAGCTTTCCTATGTCGTGATAATAAGCACCTATGCGGGCAAGAAGGTAATTGCCGCCGACTGCCTCACATGCAATCTCAGCCAAATTTCCAACTATTAAACTGTGATGATAAGTACCTGGAGCTTCAAGTAAAAGTCTTTTTAGCAGCGGATGGTTGGGATTAGAAAGCTCCATAAGTCTAATCGGGGTGGTAAAATCAAACAAGTACTCCCACACTGGTAAAGTTCCATACGCAATAATAAACGAAAGCGTCGTACCAATAAAAGAGTTTGCTGAAGTGGTCAACACCTCAGCTCCATTTATTTTAAACACCAGTTCAGCTGATAAAACAAAAAGCGAGGATATTAAACTGGCCAAAAATCCGTGAGATATAAATTGTAGTCTATTATGAATACTGTGTGATACAATTGCACATAAACTTCCTGTCACAAAAAGATGAAGAGCAAAACTGAGGTTATCCATCCCCACAATTAGCAGGTTTACTATTGAGAGTACCATGTTAAAAATAATCGAAACTCTAACATCAATCAAAAGAGAAATCAAAATAACCCCTACAAAAGCCGGCACAGCAAATGTTGGTATAGGAAGAAGAAACTTTATTAACAGAAGATTCAAAATTATAATGGCACTTGTTGCTGCCATATCTCTGCAGCTGTCTATAAATTTTCTTTCAAAAAGATAAAAGTACACTCCCATTATGAGAGAAAGTATCAAAATTAATAAAATGGCAGCTGACAAATCACCGGCTATTCTAAATTTAGAATATTTTATATCAGGATTAAAAAATCTAAAGATTTTATCCCAAATTATAGGTGTTGCTTTTCTTTTAGACAGTGCTATCAATAGCAACGAGGTCCCAAAAAAAGAGCAAAAAAGAATAAATCGATAAAAATATATCTTCTTTCTCTCATGCCATCGTCCAAAAATTTTTAACATGGTCTATACTTTTTGTTTCTCCTTTCGTTTTTCTTCATACCTGTTGTAAGCGTTAATAATCTTTTGAACAAGTTGATGACGAACAACATCCTGGTATGTCAAAAAAACAAATTCTATTCCCTCGATATCCCTAAGTATCTTCGTTACCTGAACAAGACCAGACTCAACACCACTTGGCAAGTCAATCTGAGTGATATCACCAGTTACCACTGCCTTTGAACCAAAACCAAGCCTTGTCAAAAACATCTTCATCTGCTCTGAAGTTGTGTTTTGTGCCTCATCTAAGATTATAAAAGCATCATCTAACGTCCTTCCGCGCATGTACGCAAGCGGTGCAACCTCAATTACTCCTCTTTCCATATACCGTTGGTAGGTTTCTGTGCCAATTAGGTCATGCAGCGCATCATAAATTGGTCGCAAGTATGGGTCTACCTTTGTCTGCAAATCTCCAGGTAAAAACCCTAATTTTTCACCTGCTTCAACAGCCGGTCTTGTGAGAATAATCTTGCT harbors:
- a CDS encoding diacylglycerol kinase encodes the protein MNKRRTLLESFDNAINGIIIAFKTQRNMKIHFIIAFAILFLTIVFKLNKIETILVLICIGLVIATELINTAIENAIDLIAKEFEPKAKIAKDVAAGAVLVSALMSLTIGYFLFYDKIKLPIELTLKHIRGISFHVVFLSLIIVAMVIIVVKAVTNRTKFMQGGMPSGHTALAFAAATAILMLTNNLIIVSLALFLALLVLESRIEAKIHTVWETLVGAIIGVLVTLLIFKIK
- the ybeY gene encoding rRNA maturation RNase YbeY, with protein sequence MKIFIQNQQDKVDVDQHISKIIEESIVNTIKVFLEEENFEISVLIVDNNFIKELNKNYRNVNKETDVLSFPIFEFKNGKLLEDIVIMEDEIPLGDIVISIEKAAQQAEEFGHSLEREVAYLTVHSVLHLLGFDHIEDDDRKVMREYEEQILQSMGLTR
- a CDS encoding HD family phosphohydrolase translates to MLKIFGRWHERKKIYFYRFILFCSFFGTSLLLIALSKRKATPIIWDKIFRFFNPDIKYSKFRIAGDLSAAILLILILSLIMGVYFYLFERKFIDSCRDMAATSAIIILNLLLIKFLLPIPTFAVPAFVGVILISLLIDVRVSIIFNMVLSIVNLLIVGMDNLSFALHLFVTGSLCAIVSHSIHNRLQFISHGFLASLISSLFVLSAELVFKINGAEVLTTSANSFIGTTLSFIIAYGTLPVWEYLFDFTTPIRLMELSNPNHPLLKRLLLEAPGTYHHSLIVGNLAEIACEAVGGNYLLARIGAYYHDIGKLKRPFYFKENQIIEEDPHNRITPTLSALIIISHTKDGVEIGKEYRLPRQVLDIIKQHHGTTKVAFFYGKALSQNQQVSEEKFRYDGPIPQSKEAAIVMLADSVEAAVRALSSPTPQLIEATIRNVIQEKLLDGQLNNSDLTFKELEIISESFIKVLTGVFHKRVSYNIFEDSSNKPDEVIVGSENIHSKSAG
- a CDS encoding PhoH family protein, producing the protein MEERLISTLNIEDTQELWNIFGEFDSKVRTLEELLNVNIVFRDNGIKIIGSSPENISKAEKTIKILHDMEKKKLDIDEHTIRYIVETLEDEEIRSLENDVIFITHRGKQVKPKTLGQKRYINAIMNNTIVFGIGPAGTGKTYLAMAMAVHYLKKKEVSKIILTRPAVEAGEKLGFLPGDLQTKVDPYLRPIYDALHDLIGTETYQRYMERGVIEVAPLAYMRGRTLDDAFIILDEAQNTTSEQMKMFLTRLGFGSKAVVTGDITQIDLPSGVESGLVQVTKILRDIEGIEFVFLTYQDVVRHQLVQKIINAYNRYEEKRKEKQKV